The following are encoded together in the Lathyrus oleraceus cultivar Zhongwan6 chromosome 3, CAAS_Psat_ZW6_1.0, whole genome shotgun sequence genome:
- the LOC127130603 gene encoding uncharacterized protein LOC127130603 — protein sequence MEKFEKLSLPSNVRPETRYDLPFSCHPPKFPPLPTTEFGVAFSPSFPDWFVCGDYMKILRQHYKKPAESVRITKKTSVEASPSAAKKPSTKVSRKPPSVQKRKNEEEKVPNEESGDESPEPIPPPRKKKKIKKVSSQRSIVKSAHKVPPTSKLQSKDTESGKSSLNTEIPEIQLVVEGSSEKTLEKTVQEENTMDHDRKTVPEFDATMGEASEDESPPHPGLNAANQGDDTDMEAGVEEDHEEEAAKDEDDQSKQPDAGQTSGRNAQPASGQTKGSAVSTGSTSFSREELESLKVQKPLEYLKAMLSARFNFQDSLQSSLTTSGATSEAPSLDNILTKIKTKFLDADLFKVLEENALAHIELKKVLKQINVLETSAEVGNFVMELMTLIDLATADLHRQRDLSQQISTKSETQIAEWDAVATSTDKVSKLQQLSETYIKEIVAYDDNIQKWEKQIAALQEKISQEKKRKASIQQPKQNEIDGELKFQRKKFATLKETFASLKL from the exons ATggagaagtttgaaaaattgTCATTGCCTTCAAATGTTCGACCAGAGACGCGCTATGACCTGCCTTTCAGTTGTCATCCACCAAAGTTTCCTCCTTTGCCAACTACTGAATTTGGCGTGGCATTTAGCCCTTCATTTCCAGATTGGTTTGTTTGTGGGGACTatatgaaaattcttcgtcaacATTACAAAAAACCTGCTGAGt ccgtaAGGATTACCAAGAAAACTTCTGTCGAAGCGTCACCAAGTGCTGCTAAGAAAccttcgacaaag gtaagtcgaaaacccccatCAGTCCAAAAAAGAAAGAATGAAGAGGAGAAAGTTCCTAATGAAGAATCTGGTGACGAATCCCCAGAGCCAATCCCCCCTCCTCGGAAGAAGAAGAAAATCAAGAAGGTGTCTTCCCAAAGATCTATTGTTAAGTCAGCTCACAAAGTCCCTCCAACTTCCAAACTTCAATCGAAGGATACAGAGAGTGGGAAATCTAGTCTTAATACTGAGATTCCTGAG ATACAACTGGTTGTCGAAGGGAGCTCTGAGAAAACTCTGGAAAAGACAGTCCAAGAAGAAAATACAATGGATCATGACAGGAAGACTGTACCAGAATTCGACGCTACAAtgggtgaagcttctgaagacgaatctcctcctcatccaggattaaATGCTGCAAATCAGGGCGACGATACTGATATGGAAGCTGGGGTCGAAGAGGACCATGAAGAAGAAGCTGCTAAAGATGAGGATGACCAGTCGAAACAACCAGATGCTGGGCAAACTTCAGGACGAAACGCTCAACCCGCTTCCGGCCAGACCAAAGGAAGTGCCGTATCAACTGGTTCGACTAGTTTTTCTCGTGAAGAGCTTGAGAGTCTCAAAGTGCAGAAACCTTTAGAATATCTGAAGGCCATGCTTAGTGCTCGTTTTAATTTTCAAGATTCTTTGCAGAGCAGTTTGACTACTTCTGGGGCCACTTCTGAAGCACCATCTCTTGACAATATCTTGACCAAGATTAAGACGAAATTCCTTGATGCTGATTTGTTCAAAGTTTTGGAAGAAAACGCCCTTGCTCACATTGAACTCAAGAAAGTTTTGAAACAAATAAACGTCTTGGAAACTTCTGCCGAGGTTGGCAATTTTGTGATGGAGTTGATGACCCTCATTGACTTGGCGACTGCAGACCTTCATCGTCAAAGAGATCTTTCCCAGCAAATCTCTACAAAATCTGAGACTCAAATTGCTGAATGGGATGCTGTTGCAacttcgactgacaaagtttcaaagCTGCAGCAGCTTTCTGAAACTTATATCAAAGAAATTGTTGCTTATGATGATAATATCCAGAAATGGGAGAAACAAATAGCAGCACTTCAAGAAAAAATCTCCCAAGAGAAAAAGCGCAAAGCATCCATACAACAACCTAAGCAGAATGAGATTGACGGCGAACTGAAG ttTCAGAGAAAGAAATTCGCCACGTTGAAGGAAACTTTTGCTAGTCTCAAATTGTAG